Proteins found in one Populus alba chromosome 14, ASM523922v2, whole genome shotgun sequence genomic segment:
- the LOC118030725 gene encoding uncharacterized protein: protein MATTCTALSVASMAGGARACLFSHLPRTLAKTNISTTSIVSSKWIYSSKMGLNPLQRECAINKTVHTRKLQVRAARTESQGVSLGFRAPSFELPEPLTGTTWKLEDFEPYTALLVMFICNHCPFVKHLKKDIVKLTNFYMKKGLAVVAISSNSVATHPQDGPELMAEDAKILNYPFPYLYDELQEVARDFGAVCTPEFFLFKKDGRRPFELVYHGQYDDSRPSNNVPITGRDLSLAIDSVLSGQPVSPVQKPSVGCSIKWHPGAK from the exons ATGGCTACCACTTGTACTGCTCTGAGTGTGGCGTCCATGGCAGGAGGCGCACGCGCATGCTTATTTTCTCATCTCCCCCGCACGCTAGCAAAAACCAATATCAGTACCACAAGTATTGTTTCCTCAAAATGGATTTATTCCTCGAAAATGGGTCTTAATCCTCTGCAACGCGAGTGTGCGATAAACAAAACTGTACATACTAGGAAGCTTCAAGTTCGTGCTGCTAGAACCGAGTCACAAGGTGTCTCCTTAGGGTTTAGAGCTCCCAGTTTCGAG TTGCCAGAGCCTCTAACTGGGACAACTTGGAAACTTGAAGATTTTGAGCCATATACTGCTTTACTG GTTATGTTTATCTGCAATCACTGCCCTTTCGTTAAACACTTGAAGAAGGATATAGTGAAGCTCACAAATTTTTATATGAAG AAAGGACTTGCAGTTGTAGCTATATCTTCAAACTCAGTAGCTACTCATCCACAG GATGGACCAGAGTTGATGGCAGAGGACGCCAAAATACTTAATTACCCTTTCCCTTATTTATATGATGAG TTGCAAGAAGTAGCTCGAGACTTTGGAGCAGTTTGTACACCAGAGTTCTTCCTATTTAAAAAG GATGGACGGAGACCATTTGAGCTGGTGTATCATGGCCAGTATGATGATTCCAGACCCAGTAATAATGTGCCTATCACTGGAAG GGACTTGAGTCTTGCAATTGACTCTGTTCTTAGTGGCCAGCCAGTATCACCAGTTCAGAAACCCAG TGTTGGATGCAGCATAAAATGGCATCCTGGGGCAAAGTAA